The DNA segment GCGCGGCGCTTCATCCCATCACCTCTTCAGCGGAGCGTTCCTTGATCCCGGCCTGGGCCTTGCGCTTGGCCTCGCGCTCGATGCGCTGCTTGGTGCGGCCCGCGGCCTTCTCGGCCTCGTCCATGCGGACGCTGAGGTACTTGATGACCGCGTCGTGGTTGCGGAAGCGGCGCTCGAGCTCGGCGACGAGGGTGGGACCCGCGTTCATCTCGAACAGGGTGTAGTAGCCCTCGCTGAACTTCTGGATTTCGTAGGCCAGCTTCTTGCGGCCCCACTTGTCGGTCTTGAGCAGTTCGCCACCCTGCTCGGCAATGATCCCCTCGAACTGCTTGACGAGCTCATCGCTCTGCTCGTCCGTCAGCGTGGGGGAGGCGATGAAGATGGTCTCGTAGCGACGCATCTGTCCTCCTTGTGGATGTGAAGCCCCCTTTGGATTCCAGGGAGCAAGGAAGACGTCTTCCTGTGAAGACGCGAAGAATCAGTTTGGCCCGGAAGGGCAGGAAGATCAATGGGAAGTCTGCGAAGCGGCCCTTCCGTCCCCCTCCCAGAACGCCGCCGGATTGACCCGATTCGCCAGGCTCCCGAGGTCCTCCGTCCCGGCCAGGAGCTCCAGGAACCGGGCGAAGGGGGCGTCCAGGGCGTCGATGCGGTCCCACTCGGCTTCGGTCCAGGGGGCCAGGACATAGTCGGCCAGGGGGCGCTGGAAGGGGCCGATGCCGAGGCGCAGTCGGGCGATGTCCCCGGTCCCCAGGCAGCCGAAGACCGAGCGCAGCCCGTTGTGCCCGCCGTCGGAGCCGTCCAGGCGGAAGCGCCCCGTGCCGAGGGGCAGGTCCTTGTCGTCGTAGAGCAGGATCAGTTTCCGCGGATAGAGGCCGCCGGCCGCCGCCTGGGCGCAGGCTTCCCCCGAGAGGTTCATGTAGGTGCTCGGCACGAGCGCCTGGAGCCCCGGCGCCAGCGGATAGAGCGCTCCGGACGGAAAGCGGCGCGAAGGCGCGGGCGCGAGGTTCCGGTCGGCCATCCAGCGCTGGAGCATCAGCCGCCCCAGGTTGTGGCGGGTGTCCTGGTAGTCGGGGCCGGGATTGCCGAGGGGTACGAGGGTCCACATCGTTGAAGAACCTATCAGCTTCCGGGAAAGCAGAACGGGCGCCCTGGGGCGCCCGCTGTTGACGACGAATGACTCGAAGGCCGCTCGCTACTTCTTGTCGTCCTTCTTGCCCTTCTTGGCCACTTCGGGCTCGGCGGCGGCAGGGGCGGCTTCTTCCTCGGCGGCCTTGCCGTGGATGGAGCAGACCACCTGATGGGCGTCACCGGTGAACACGACGTTGGGAACCAGCGTGATCTGCTCGAAGCGGATGCTGTCGCCCACGGCCAGGTTGGTGATGTCCACGTCGATGTGGGCGGGGATGATGCTGGGGAGGCACTCGATCTCGATCTCGCGGTGGGCGAAGTCGAGGACGCCGCCCTGGCTCTTGACGCCGATGGAGGTGCCGGTCAGGCGGACGGGCACCTTGACGCGAACCTTGTGGGTCATGTCCACGCGCATGAAGTCGACGTGGCGCAGGCGGCCGGTGATGGGATCGCGCTGCACGTCCTTGAGGATCACGTGGCGCTTGATGTCCGTGCCCTCGCGCTGGAGGAACATCACGGAGTTCATGCCGGCTTCGCTGGCGATGACGCGGGCGACGGCCTTGGGGCTGATGGCGATGGGAACGGGGGGCTCGTTCAGGCCGTAGACCACGGCCGGGATCATGCCGCTCTTCTTCAGGTCGCGGATGGCGGCCTTACCGAAGGTGTCGCGCTTGGGGACGATCAGGACTTCCTGGGACATGTGTTCCTCCTACCTGGCAGCGGAATCGGGCTGCCCTCTCGTTGGGGCGGGTCCGGGCGGACCGTACGGTCCCTCCCCATGGAGGGCCGAACCAACGATTCTGCCCGAAAAGGCCTTAAAAACGAAGGACATTCCTGAGGCGGGACACATCCCCGTCACACGGCCCGATTATGCTGCTGGCATGTTCCATCCGATCCCCCGACCCGAGGAACTGCTCAACCGCGAGCTGAGCTGGCTGGACTTCAACGCGCGGGTGATGGAAGAGGCCGAGGACGCCACCGTTCCCCTGCTGGAGCGGGTGAAGTTCCTGAGCATCGTCTCCAGCAACTGGGACGAGTTCTTCATGGTGCGCGTGGCGGGGATCTGGCGGCAGATCGACGCGGGCATCACCCAGCCGGGTCCCGACGGGCTCACCCCCCGCCAGTTGCTGGAGCGGGTGTCGTCCCGGATCCACGCCTATTCCGCCCGGCAGCACGAGCTGTTCCACGCGGTGCTCGAACCCCAGCTGGATTCCCACGGGATCCGCATCCTGGATCCCAAGAACCTCGACGAGGATCAGCGGGCCTTCGTCCTCGACTACTTCGAGCGGAGCCTCCTGCCCCTGATCACGCCCCTGGCGGTGGACACGGGCCATCCCTTCCCCCGCCTGGGCAACCGGGCGCTGGTGCTGGTGGTGGAACTGGAGCCCGAGGAGGACCTCCTGGACGGCGACCTGCCGGCCTCGGAACTGTCCTTCATCCACGTCCCGACGGGCCTGGCCTCCCGCTTCCTGCGGATGCCCTCGGAAGCGGGCGCCCACGCCTTCATCATGCTGGAGGACGTGGTCCGCCATCACCTGTCGAGGCTGTTCCTGGGCTACGCGGTGAAGAGCTGCCACGCCATCCGCGTGACCCGGGATTCGGACCTGCCGGTGGAGGAGGATCCTTCCGAGGATCTGCTCAAGACGGTGGAAGAGAGCCTGCGCGACCGCCGCCGCGGCGCGGTGGTGCGCCTCCAGTACGAGCAGGGGCTGTCGTCGGAGGTGCTCGACCTGCTCATCGAGGAGATGGAGCTGAGTCCCGAGGACCTCTATCCGAGCTGGGGCCTGACGGCGTTCTCCGACCTGATGCAGCTCTACGGCCAACTGGACCTGCCGCACCTCAAGGACAGCCCCATGAAGCCGCTGCCGGTGCCGCAGCTGGACCAGAGCGGGAGCCTGTTCGACGCCATCGCCAAGAACGACATCCTGCTGCACCACCCGTACCAGAGCTTCGACGACAGCGTGGTGCGGTTCGTGCGCGAGGCGGCGGACGATCCCAAGGTCCTCGCCATCAAGATGACCCTCTACCGCGTCACGGCCAGCAGCCCCGTGGCGGCGGCCCTGGAACGGGCGGCGGAGCGCGGCAAGCAGGTGACCGCCATCGTGGAGCTGCGCGCGCGGTTCGATGAGGCCGCCAACATCGCCTGGGCGCGCCGGCTGGAGAAGACCGGCGTCCACGTGGTGTACGGGCTGCCCAACCACAAGATCCACTGCAAGGCCTGCCTCGTGGTCCGCCAGGAGGCCGCGGGGATCAAGCGCTACTGCCACCTGGGCACCGGCAACTACAACGAGCGCACCAGCCGCCTCTACTCCGATCTGGGCCTCCTCACCGCCCGCCCCGAATTCGGCGAGGACCTGTCCAACCTCTTCAACATGCTCACGGGGTACACCCGGCCGCCGCGCTTCCACCAGTTCCTGCTGGCTCCGCAGCACCTCAAGCGGGCCCTCCGGGAGCGGATCCACCGCGAGATCGCCCACGCGCGGGAGGGCCGTCCCGCCCGGATGATCCTCAAGATGAACGCCCTGGTGGATCCCCAGTTGATCCAGCTCCTGTACGAAGCCAGCCGCGGCGGCGTGGGGGTGGATCTCCTCGTCCGGGGCACCTGCTGCCTGCGCCCCGGGGTCCCGGGGCTGTCGGACAACATCCGGGCCCTGTCGATCCTCGACCGCTTCCTGGAGCACGCCCGGATCTACCACTTCGCCAACGACGGCCGCGCGGAGACCCTCCTGTCCAGCGCCGACCTGATGCCCCGCAACCTGGAACGGCGCGTGGAACTGGCCTTCCCCCTGGTCGATCCGCTCCTCGCCGCCCAGGTGGTGGAGATGATGGAACTGCAGCTCCGGGACACGCTGAAAGGCCGGGTCCTGGGGCCCGACGGCGACGTTCTGCGGCGCGGGTTCGACCCGGACGGCGCCCCTCTCCGCAGCCAGCTCCGGATCTACGAGCACGCCCTCCTCGCCAGCGGCGTCGGAGCGCTGACCCAGAAGCTGGGACCGCTCGATCCGGACATCTGAAACCGCGAAAGGCGC comes from the Geothrix sp. 21YS21S-4 genome and includes:
- the rpsF gene encoding 30S ribosomal protein S6, producing the protein MRRYETIFIASPTLTDEQSDELVKQFEGIIAEQGGELLKTDKWGRKKLAYEIQKFSEGYYTLFEMNAGPTLVAELERRFRNHDAVIKYLSVRMDEAEKAAGRTKQRIEREAKRKAQAGIKERSAEEVMG
- the pth gene encoding aminoacyl-tRNA hydrolase; this translates as MWTLVPLGNPGPDYQDTRHNLGRLMLQRWMADRNLAPAPSRRFPSGALYPLAPGLQALVPSTYMNLSGEACAQAAAGGLYPRKLILLYDDKDLPLGTGRFRLDGSDGGHNGLRSVFGCLGTGDIARLRLGIGPFQRPLADYVLAPWTEAEWDRIDALDAPFARFLELLAGTEDLGSLANRVNPAAFWEGDGRAASQTSH
- a CDS encoding 50S ribosomal protein L25 codes for the protein MSQEVLIVPKRDTFGKAAIRDLKKSGMIPAVVYGLNEPPVPIAISPKAVARVIASEAGMNSVMFLQREGTDIKRHVILKDVQRDPITGRLRHVDFMRVDMTHKVRVKVPVRLTGTSIGVKSQGGVLDFAHREIEIECLPSIIPAHIDVDITNLAVGDSIRFEQITLVPNVVFTGDAHQVVCSIHGKAAEEEAAPAAAEPEVAKKGKKDDKK
- the ppk1 gene encoding polyphosphate kinase 1, encoding MFHPIPRPEELLNRELSWLDFNARVMEEAEDATVPLLERVKFLSIVSSNWDEFFMVRVAGIWRQIDAGITQPGPDGLTPRQLLERVSSRIHAYSARQHELFHAVLEPQLDSHGIRILDPKNLDEDQRAFVLDYFERSLLPLITPLAVDTGHPFPRLGNRALVLVVELEPEEDLLDGDLPASELSFIHVPTGLASRFLRMPSEAGAHAFIMLEDVVRHHLSRLFLGYAVKSCHAIRVTRDSDLPVEEDPSEDLLKTVEESLRDRRRGAVVRLQYEQGLSSEVLDLLIEEMELSPEDLYPSWGLTAFSDLMQLYGQLDLPHLKDSPMKPLPVPQLDQSGSLFDAIAKNDILLHHPYQSFDDSVVRFVREAADDPKVLAIKMTLYRVTASSPVAAALERAAERGKQVTAIVELRARFDEAANIAWARRLEKTGVHVVYGLPNHKIHCKACLVVRQEAAGIKRYCHLGTGNYNERTSRLYSDLGLLTARPEFGEDLSNLFNMLTGYTRPPRFHQFLLAPQHLKRALRERIHREIAHAREGRPARMILKMNALVDPQLIQLLYEASRGGVGVDLLVRGTCCLRPGVPGLSDNIRALSILDRFLEHARIYHFANDGRAETLLSSADLMPRNLERRVELAFPLVDPLLAAQVVEMMELQLRDTLKGRVLGPDGDVLRRGFDPDGAPLRSQLRIYEHALLASGVGALTQKLGPLDPDI